GAAACGAGAAGATTGGTAAAAAGATAAGGGATAACGAGTTAAAGAGAATTCCCTACTTAATTATTGTTGGTGAAAAGGAGGAAGAAGCTGGTCTTGTCGCCGTTAGAGTTCAAGGTGAGGGTGATAAAGGGCAGATGAAACTTGAGGAATTCGTCAATTTCATTAATGATGAGATTAAAAAACAATTAGAATAGATAAACAAATTATTAACTAATAACGGAGGATAAAACAATAGCTGCACCTGTTTTAATTAAAAGGCAAGATAAGGACAACAAGTTCCTGATTAACGAACAGATCAGATATAAACTTGTCCGTATTGTAGGTGATAATATTGACAACCAAGGCGTTGTTTCTATTGAAGAGGCCAGGAAGATGGCCGAAAACCTTGAACTTGATTTAGTCCTTATTTCAGATAAGGCTGATCCCCCTATTTGTAGGATTATCGATTTTCAGAAATTCCTTTATCAACAGAAAAAGAAACAAAAGGAAATTCGAGCAAACACCCAACGGGTTGTGGTTAAAGAAATTCGATTTGGTCCCAATACGGATGAGCATGATTATAATTTTAAGCTAAAACATGCTCAGAATTTTTTGGAAGATGGATCAAAGGTAAAAGCTTACGTGTTTTTCAAAGGTCGTTCAATTTTATTTAAGGAACAAGGGGAAATTCTTTTACTGAGATTTGCTCAGGATTTAGAGGAGATTGGGAAGGTTGAGCAGTTACCTAAACTTGAAGGAAAAAGGATGACAATTTTTATAACTCCAAAATCTGCTAAGAAGAAATAGTTACAAATAAAATAGAAAGTAAGAATGCCGAAAATTAAGACAAATTCCGGAGCAAAGAAGAGATTTTCTTTAACCGGTACTGGGAAAATCAAAAGGAAACATGCTTACAAAAGTCACATCCTTACTAAAAAGGAAACCAAACAGAAAAGAAACCTAACTCATATGGGTTTGGTTCACAAAACCGATGCGAATCGTGTTAAAATTATGCTTGGACTTAAGTAAAACAACGTTCTTTTTTTGATTTAGTTACTTTTAGTTATTAACCAGAATGAATTAGCACGAAGAGTCCTTACGAGGAACGCTAACCATTCAAAACATGTAATGTAAAATGCCACGTTCAGTAAACGCCGTTGCATCAAGAAGAAGAAGAAAAAAAATTCTTGAGCAAACAAAAGGAAACTTCCTGGGACGCAGGAATGTTTACACAGTAGCAAAAAATACCCTTGAGAAAGGTTTAGGCTACGCTTACCGCGATCGTAAGAAGAAAAAATCAGAATTTCGTGCTCTTTGGATTCAACGTATTAATGCTGCCGTAAGACTTTATGGTATGTCATACTCAGAATTCATCGGTCAAGTTAATAAAAAAGGAATTGCTATTAATCGCAAGACTCTAGCCGATTTAGCAATGAACGAACCTGAAGCATTCAAGAAAATTGTTGATTCCGTAA
This region of Bacteroidales bacterium genomic DNA includes:
- a CDS encoding translation initiation factor IF-3; this encodes MKRQDKDNKFLINEQIRYKLVRIVGDNIDNQGVVSIEEARKMAENLELDLVLISDKADPPICRIIDFQKFLYQQKKKQKEIRANTQRVVVKEIRFGPNTDEHDYNFKLKHAQNFLEDGSKVKAYVFFKGRSILFKEQGEILLLRFAQDLEEIGKVEQLPKLEGKRMTIFITPKSAKKK
- the rpmI gene encoding 50S ribosomal protein L35 — its product is MPKIKTNSGAKKRFSLTGTGKIKRKHAYKSHILTKKETKQKRNLTHMGLVHKTDANRVKIMLGLK
- the rplT gene encoding 50S ribosomal protein L20 is translated as MPRSVNAVASRRRRKKILEQTKGNFLGRRNVYTVAKNTLEKGLGYAYRDRKKKKSEFRALWIQRINAAVRLYGMSYSEFIGQVNKKGIAINRKTLADLAMNEPEAFKKIVDSVK